The genome window GGTCGGTGATGTCGAGGCGGGCGGTGACGCGGTAGCGGTCGTCGCCCAGTTCCTCCACCGGCGGCAGTTCCCGGTCGTACTCGTCGGTGATCTCGCCGACGATCTCCTCCAGGATGTCCTCGATGGTGACGATGCCGGCCGTGCCGCCGTACTCGTCGATGACGACGGCGACGTGGTTGCGCTCCTGCTGCATCTCGCGCAGCAGATCACCGGCGTTCTTGGTGTCGGGGACGAAGACGGCGGGCCGCATGGCCGTGGACACCAGTTCGCTCTCGGCGTCCCGGCTGATGTGCGTCTTGCGGGCCAGGTCCTTCAGATACACGATCCCGACGATGTCGTCCTCGTTCTCCCCGGTCACCGGTATGCGGGAGAAACCGGAGCGCAGGGCGAGGGTGAGGGCCTGCCGGATGGTCTTGTAGCGCTCGATGGCGACCAGGTCGGTACGCGGGACCATCACCTCACGGACGAGGGTGTCGCCCAGCTCGAAGACCGAGTGCACCATCCGGCGTTCCTCGGCCTCGATCAGGGACTCCTTCTCGGCGAGGTCGACCAGCGCCCGCAGCTCCGCCTCGGAGGCGAACGGGCCGCGCCGGAAGCCCTTGCCGGGCGTCAGCGCGTTGCCGATCAGGATCAGCAGGTTCGGGATCGGGCCCATGATCCGGGCCAGCGGCAGCAGCACGTACGCCGCCGCCGTGGCCGTGTTCAGGGGGTGCTGGCGGCCGATGGTGCGCGGGGAGACACCGACGGCCACATAGCTCACGAGGACCATCACCCCGATCGCGACGACCAGCGCCTCCCAGGTCGCGTCGAACTCCTGGAGGCAG of Streptomyces phaeolivaceus contains these proteins:
- a CDS encoding hemolysin family protein, which codes for MSATLIAGAVALVVVAWLAACAEAGLARVSSFRAEEAVRSGRRGSAGLAQISADPTRYLNVALLVRVACEMAAAALVTYACLQEFDATWEALVVAIGVMVLVSYVAVGVSPRTIGRQHPLNTATAAAYVLLPLARIMGPIPNLLILIGNALTPGKGFRRGPFASEAELRALVDLAEKESLIEAEERRMVHSVFELGDTLVREVMVPRTDLVAIERYKTIRQALTLALRSGFSRIPVTGENEDDIVGIVYLKDLARKTHISRDAESELVSTAMRPAVFVPDTKNAGDLLREMQQERNHVAVVIDEYGGTAGIVTIEDILEEIVGEITDEYDRELPPVEELGDDRYRVTARLDITDLGELYGLDAYDDEDVETVGGLLAKALGRVPIAGASSVVALPDERELRLTAEAAAGRRNKIVTVLVEPIGPAGPSEEETKTE